The Colletes latitarsis isolate SP2378_abdomen chromosome 14, iyColLati1, whole genome shotgun sequence genome has a segment encoding these proteins:
- the Ck gene encoding unconventional myosin-VIIa ck isoform X2: protein MHATSVQGVEDMISLGDLHEAGILRNLLIRYNENLIYTYTGSILVAVNPYQILPIYTAEQIKLYKDRKIGELPPHIFAIGDNSYAHMNRYGQDQCIVISGESGAGKTESTKLILQYLAAISGKHSWIEQQILEANPILEAFGNAKTVRNDNSSRFGKYIDIHFNEQGVIEGAKIEQYLLEKSRIVSQSLDERNYHVFYCMLAGLSKEEKQKLELEDASSYKYLTGGGSITCEGRDDAAEFADIRSAMKVLLFTDSEIWEVLKLLAALLHTGNVKYRATVVDNLDATEIPEQTNVRRVAHLLGVPVQSLIDALTRRTIFAHGETVVSTLSREQSVDIRDAFVKGIYGRLFVHIVKKINEAIYRPKNTSRSAIGVLDIFGFENFSHNSFEQFCINYANENLQQFFVQHIFKLEQEEYNHEGINWQHIEFVDNQDALDLIAIKQLNIMALIDEESKFPKGTDQTMLAKIHKTHGSHRNYLKPKSDINTSFGLNHFAGVVFYDTRSFLEKNRDTFSADLLQLIHISSNKFLQACFAEDIGMGSETRKRAPTLSTQFKKSLDCLMRTLCSCQPFFIRCIKPNEYKKPMMFDRGLCCRQLRYSGMMETIRIRRAGYPIRHSFPEFVERYRFLISGIPPSHKVDCRAATSKICHIVLGRSDYQLGHTKVFLKDAHDLFLEQERDRVLTRKILILQRNIRGWVYRRRFLRMRAAATVVQKYWRGYAQRQRYKRMRIGYMRLQALIRSRVLSHRFRHLRGHIVALQARARGYLVRKMFQKKLWAIVKIQAHVRRLIAQRRYKKIKYEYRLHVEALRLRKKEERELKDQGNKRAKEIAEQNYRERMQELERKEIEMELEDRRRMEIKKNLINDAAKKQDEPVDDSKLVEAMFDFLPDSSSEAPTPARETSVFNDLPAPKADQQEIISPMQTASEDEEDLSEFKFQKFAATYFQGNITHQYSRKPLKHPLLPLHTQGDQLAAQALWITILRFTGDLPEPRFHTMDRDTTSVMSKVTATLGRNFIRSKEFQEAQMMGVDPEAFLRQKPRSIRHKLVSLTLKRKNKLGEDVRRKLQEDEYTADSYQSWLEARPTSNLEKLHFIIGHGILRAELRDEIYCQICKQLTNNPSKSSHARGWILLSLCVGCFAPSEKFVNYLRAFIREGPPGYAPYCEDRLKRTFNNGTRNQPPSWLELQATKSKKPIMLPITFMDGNTKTLLADSATTARELCNQLSDKISLRDQFGFSLYIALFDKVSSLGSGGDHVMDAISQCEQYAKEQGAQERNAPWRLFFRKEIFAPWHEPTEDQVATNLIYQQVVRGVKFGEYRCDKEEDLAMIAAQQYYIEYHADMNVDRLYTLLPNYIPDYCLTGIDKAIDRWGHLVLQAYKKSYYLKEKVPALRVKEDIVGYAKFKWPLLFSRFYEAYRNSGPNLPKNDVIIAVNWTGVYVVDDQEQVLLELSFPEITTVSSQKTNKIFTQTFNLSTVRGEEFTFQSPNAEDIRDLVVYFLEGLKKRSKYVIALQDYKAPGESSSFLCFQKGDLITLEEESTGETVLNSGWCIGTCDRTAEKGDFPAETVYVLPSLTKPPNDILSLFSIEGTENGRKLYPQQVNGVEPRDKPHTLIEYAIDHFRTPPKRTMSKALTLTTARRGHTDELWHHSRDPIKQPLLKKLISKEELAEEACFAFNAILKYMGDLPTKRPRVGNEYTDLIFDGPLKNEILRDEIYCQIMKQLTDNRNRLSEERGWELMWLATGLFTCSQSLLKELTLFLRTRRHPISQDSLQRLQKTLRNGQRKYPPHQVEVEAIQHKTTQIFHKVYFPDDTDEAFEVDSSTRAKDFCQNIAQRLNLRSAEGFSLFVKIADKVISVPEGDFFFDFVRHLTDWIRKARPSRDGVSPQFTYQVFFMKKLWTNTVPGKDRNADLIFHFHQELPKLLRGYHKCTKEEASRLAALVYRVRFGESKQELQAIPQMLRELIPGDLVKVQSSNDWKRSIIAAYNQDAGMSPEDGKITFLKIVYRWPTFGSAFFEVKQSTEPNYPELLLIAINKHGVSLIHPQTKDILVTHPFTRISNWSSGNTYFHMTIGNLVRGSKLLCETSLGYKMDDLLTSYISLMLTNMNKQRTIRIK, encoded by the exons ATGCATGCCACTTCTGTGCAAGGTGTAGAGGATATGATCAGCTTAGGAGACCTCCATGAAGCCGGAATCTTACGGAATCTTTTGATCCGCTACAACGAGAATCTTATATAC ACCTACACGGGCTCTATCCTGGTTGCTGTGAATCCGTATCAAATACTGCCCATCTACACCGCGGAGCAAATCAAACTGTACAAGGATCGTAAAATCGGAGAGCTGCCGCCTCACATATTCGCTATCGGCGACAACAGTTACGCGCACATGAACCGATACGGTCAAGACCAATGCATAGTGATCAG TGGCGAAAGCGGAGCCGGCAAAACGGAAAGTACGAAATTAATTTTGCAATATTTGGCAGCGATCAGCGGCAAACATTCTTGGATCGAACAGCAAATATTGGAAGCGAATCCGATTTTGGAAG CATTCGGGAATGCCAAGACGGTACGAAACGACAATTCGTCTCGGTTTGGAAAGTACATCGACATTCACTTCAACGAACAGGGCGTGATCGAGGGGGCCAAGATAGAGCAATATCTGTTGGAAAAGTCGCGAATAGTGTCGCAGAGTTTGGACGAGAGGAACTATCACGTGTTCTACTGCATGTTGGCCGGCCTCTCCAAGGAAGAAAAGCAGAAGCTGGAGCTAGAGGACGCGTCGTCGTACAAATATCTAACGGGG GGTGGCAGCATCACCTGCGAGGGTCGGGACGATGCGGCGGAATTCGCAGACATAAGATCGGCCATGAAAGTTTTGTTATTCACCGACTCTGAAATATGGGAAGTCCTCAAGTTGCTCGCCGCCCTGCTGCACACAGGGAACGTCAAGTACAGGGCCACGGTTGTAG ACAATTTGGACGCCACGGAGATACCGGAACAGACGAACGTGCGGAGAGTGGCGCATTTGTTGGGTGTACCGGTCCAGTCTTTGATAGACGCCCTCACCCGCAGAACCATATTTGCTCACGGTGAGACGGTT GTTTCCACGTTGTCCAGGGAGCAGTCGGTGGACATCCGAGACGCCTTCGTCAAGGGAATATACGGGCGACTGTTTGTCCATATCGTGAAGAAGATCAACGAGGCCATCTACAGACCCAAGAACACCTCACGAAGCGCCATCGGTGTCCTGGACATATTCGGCTTCGAGAATTTCAGTCACAACAGCTTCGAGCAATTCTGCATAAATTACGCGAACGAGAATCTTCAGCAATTCTTCGTGCAGCACATCTTTAAGCTGGAACAAGAAGAGTACAATCACGAGGGCATCAATTGGCAGCACATAGAGTTCGTCGACAACCAAGACGCGTTAGATTTGATAGCTATCAAGCAACTGAACATCATGGCGTTGATCGACGAGGAGTCCAAATTTCCCAAGGGAACCGATCAAACGATGCTGGCCAAGATACACAAGACCCACGGGAGCCATCGAAACTACCTGAAACCAAAGTCGGACATCAACACGTCGTTCGGATTGAATCACTTTGCCGGCGTAGTGTTCTACGACACCAGAAGCTTCCTCGAGAAGAACCGTGACACTTTCAGCGCCGACTTGCTGCAGCTGATCCACATATCGTCCAACAAGTTTCTTCAGGCTTGTTTCGCCGAGGACATAGGGATGGGCTCGGAGACGAGGAAACGCGCGCCCACGCTGTCCACGCAGTTCAAAAAGTCGTTGGACTGTCTCATGAGAACCTTGTGCAGCTGTCAGCCCTTCTTCATCAGATGCATCAAGCCAAACGAGTATAAGAAGCCGATGATGTTCGACCGTGGCCTCTGTTGTCGACAGCTACGATACTCGGGCATGATGGAGACGATTCGAATACGCAGAGCCGGTTACCCGATCAGACATTCGTTTCCAGAGTTCGTCGAGCGTTATAGATTCTTGATCTCGGGCATACCTCCGTCGCACAAGGTCGATTGTCGCGCGGCCACCTCGAAAATTTGTCACATCGTCCTGGGTAGGTCCGACTATCAGCTGGGTCACACGAAGGTCTTCCTCAAGgacgcccacgatctgttccTCGAGCAGGAACGGGACCGCGTGCTCACGCGAAAGATTCTGATACTCCAACGCAACATACGAGGCTGGGTCTACAGAAGAAGGTTCCTCCGCATGAGAGCGGCGGCGACGGTAGTCCAGAAGTATTGGAGAGGCTACGCACAGCGACAACGATACAAACGCATGCGTATCGGTTACATGCGGTTGCAGGCTTTGATCAGGTCGCGCGTGCTGTCGCACAGATTTCGACACCTCAGGGGTCACATCGTCGCGCTGCAGGCGCGCGCCAGGGGCTACTTGGTGCGCAAGATGTTCCAGAAGAAGCTGTGGGCCATCGTCAAGATACAGGCTCACGTTCGACGATTGATCGCACAGAGACGGTACAAGAAGATCAAGTACGAGTATCGGCTGCACGTCGAGGCTCTGAGGCTCAGGAAGAAGGAGGAGAGGGAACTGAAGGATCAAGGGAACAAGAGGGCGAAGGAGATCGCCGAGCAGAACTACAGGGAACGGATGCAAGAATTGGAGAGAAAGGAGATAGAAATGGAACTGGAGGATCGACGCAGAATGGAGATCAAGAAGAATTTGATTAACGATGCAGCCAAGAAGCAGGACGAGCCTGTGGACGATAGCAAGCTGGTCGAAGCAATGTTCGACTTTTTGCCGGACTCCAGCAGCGAGGCTCCAACGCCCGCTAGGGAAACGTCCGTCTTCAACGATCTACCTGCCCCGAAGGCGGACCAACAGGAGATCATCAGTCCCATGCAGACCGCCTCCGAGGACGAGGAAGATCTGTCCGAGTTTAAGTTCCAGAAGTTCGCGGCGACCTATTTCCAGGGCAATATCACCCACCAGTACTCGAGGAAGCCGTTGAAGCACCCGCTGCTGCCTCTGCACACGCAGGGCGACCAGCTGGCGGCTCAGGCTCTGTGGATCACGATACTTCGTTTCACCGGCGACCTGCCCGAGCCCAGGTTCCACACGATGGACAGGGACACCACGTCGGTGATGTCCAAGGTGACGGCGACGCTAGGTCGAAACTTCATACGGAGCAAAGAGTTCCAGGAGGCTCAGATGATGGGCGTGGACCCGGAGGCGTTCCTCAGACAGAAGCCGCGGTCCATCAGGCACAAGTTGGTCTCGTTGACCTTGAAACGCAAGAACAAGCTCGGCGAGGACGTCAGGCGGAAGCTGCAGGAGGACGAGTACACGGCGGACAGCTATCAGTCGTGGCTAGAGGCGAGGCCCACGTCGAACCTGGAGAAGCTACACTTCATCATCGGTCACGGTATACTGCGGGCCGAGCTCAGGGACGAGATCTACTGTCAGATCTGCAAACAGCTGACGAACAATCCCTCCAAGTCGTCGCACGCCCGCGGATGGATCTTGCTGTCGCTCTGCGTGGGTTGCTTCGCTCCTTCGGAGAAGTTTGTAAATTATTTGCGCGCGTTCATCAGAGAGGGTCCTCCTGGGTACGCGCCGTACTGCGAGGATCGGCTGAAAAGAACGTTCAATAACGGGACGCGCAACCAACCGCCCAGCTGGTTGGAGCTACAAGCCACCAAGTCGAAAAAGCCGATCATGCTGCCCATCACCTTCATGGACGGGAACACCAAGACTCTGCTCGCCGATTCGGCGACCACTGCCAGAGAACTGTGCAACCAGTTGTCCGACAAAATATCTTTGCGCGATCAGTTTGGATTCTCACTTTACATAGCTTTGTTCGACAAAGTCTCGTCGCTGGGCAGCGGCGGGGACCACGTAATGGACGCGATCTCCCAGTGCGAGCAGTACGCCAAAGAACAGGGTGCCCAGGAACGTAACGCGCCGTGGAGATTGTTCTTCCGTAAGGAGATATTCGCGCCGTGGCACGAGCCGACCGAGGACCAGGTCGCCACCAATCTCATCTACCAGCAGGTGGTCAGGGGCGTAAAGTTCGGAGAGTATCGCTGCGACAAGGAGGAAGACTTGGCGATGATAGCAGCCCAACAATACTATATAGAGTACCACGCGGACATGAACGTCGACAGACTCTACACCCTTTTGCCCAATTACATTCCGGATTATTGTCTGACGGGCATCGACAAAGCGATAGACAGATGGGGACATCTCGTGCTACAAGCATACAAAAAG AGTTACTATTTGAAGGAAAAGGTACCTGCTCTCCGCGTCAAGGAGGACATAGTGGGTTACGCCAAGTTCAAGTGGCCTTTGTTGTTTTCTCGCTTCTACGAAGCGTACAGGAATTCCGGGCCGAATTTGCCCAAGAACGACGTCATCATAGCTGTGAACTGGACCGGAGTGTACGTCGTGGACGATCAGGAACAAGTGCTTCTGGAATTGTCCTTTCCCGAAATCACCACCGTATCTAGTCAGAA AACGAACAAAATATTCACGCAGACGTTCAATTTATCGACGGTGCGAGGAGAAGAGTTCACATTCCAAAGCCCGAACGCCGAAGACATCCGCGACCTGGTGGTATACTTTCTAGAGGGTCTGAAGAAGCGTAGCAAATACGTGATCGCGTTGCAAGATTACAAAGCGCCGGGCGAGAGTTCGTCGTTTCTGTGCTTTCAAAAAGGTGACCTTATTACGTTGGAGGAGGAGAGCACAGGCGAGACCGTGCTCAACTCGGGATGGTGCATCGGCACGTGTGATAGAACCGCCGAAAAGGGTGATTTTCCAGCCGAGACGGTTTACGTTTTGCCTTCCCTGACCAAACCACCGAACGATATTTTG TCCTTGTTCAGCATCGAAGGAACGGAAAACGGTCGCAAACTGTACCCGCAACAAGTGAACGGAGTAGAGCCGCGCGACAAGCCACACACGCTTATAGAATACGCGATCGATCATTTCCG AACACCGCCGAAGAGAACAATGTCGAAAGCGTTGACTTTGACGACGGCGCGACGCGGGCACACCGACGAATTGTGGCATCACTCCAGAGATCCGATAAAGCAGCCACttttaaagaaattaatatccaaagaagagCTAGCGGAGGAAGCGTGTTTCGCGTTCAATGCAATCTTGAAATACATGGGCGACCTACCGACGAAAAGACCGCGCGTCGGAAACGAGTACACGGACCTTATCTTCGACGGGCCGCTCAAGAACGAGATCTTACGGGACGAGATCTATTGTCAAATAATGAAACAACTGACCGACAATAGAAATAGATTGAGCGAGGAGCGAGGCTGGGAATTGATGTGGTTAGCCACCGGTCTCTTCACCTGCAGCCAAAGTCTCTTAAAG GAATTAACGTTGTTTTTGCGCACGAGACGGCATCCCATATCTCAGGACTCTTTACAAAGACTGCAAAAGACTTTACGTAACGGACAACGGAAGTACCCGCCGCATCAAGTCGAAGTGGAAGCTATACAGCACAAAACGACGCAAATATTTCACAAAGTCTATTTCCCGGACGACACGGACGAA GCGTTCGAAGTGGATTCGTCCACGAGAGCGAAAGACTTTTGTCAAAATATCGCGCAGAGACTAAATTTACGATCGGCGGAAGGGTTCAGTTTGTTCGTAAAAATCGCCGACAAAGTCATCTCGGTCCCGGAAGGCGACTTTTTCTTCGACTTTGTGCGACATTTAACGGATTGGATCAGGAAAGCTCGACCGTCCCGCGACG GTGTCTCGCCCCAATTTACGTACCAAGTCTTTTTTATGAAAAAGTTGTGGACCAACACCGTTCCCGGCAAAGATAGAAACGCTGATCTCATTTTCCATTTCCATCAAGAGCTTCCCAAGTTGTTGAGGG GATACCATAAATGCACTAAAGAAGAAGCATCGAGATTGGCTGCGCTAGTGTACAGGGTTCGGTTTGGCGAGAGCAAGCAAGAACTCCAAGCGATTCC GCAAATGTTAAGAGAACTCATACCGGGTGATCTAGTGAAGGTACAAAGCTCCAACGATTGGAAAAGATCGATAATCGCAGCATACAATCAAGATGCTG GAATGAGCCCGGAAGATGGAAAGATAACGTTCTTGAAGATCGTTTATCGATGGCCGACGTTCGGTTCGGCGTTTTTCGAAGTCAAACAAAGCACGGAACCAAATTATCCGGAACTGTTGTTAATTGCAATTAATAAGCACGGCGTGAGCCTGATACATCCGCAAACAAAG GATATACTAGTGACGCATCCTTTTACCAGAATCTCAAATTGGTCGTCGGGAAACACTTACTTCCACATGACGATCGGAAATTTAGTACGAGGCTCGAAATTATTGTGCGAAACATCGCTCGGATATAAGATGGACGACCTTTTAACGTCGTACATTTCGTTAATGCTCACCAATATGAATAAACAACGTACGATACGGATAAAGTAA